cagtagttcgagtaacgaagatttttggtgaggtaagtgatatgtgaaaggtataggttaatgttagtcagggccattcttttgtggggatttttgaaagtcacattgcgttgcgctaaaaatgttgtgtgtcagtttaagcacagtcatgcacaaatttttcaaaggggacatctCAGTTATTAATTATACATCAGATGGCAGCAGCCGAAGTACACTAATGGAACTTTCATCGGGTTATTGAACCACGATTAACAGTAGAATCACGGGGGTCAATCGTTGCAAATCAAACGGTTGAAGCCACTTTGCATTAATGCAAATTTCGTGGGATCCTATTAATGCGGTTACAATAAAATGCTTTCAGTGTTAAGTATCTCGAAGACTAGACTGAAGACGAACTGAACAGTAACAAAACTGATTTCCAGACAGTAAAAGACACGCTTTTAAATGCATTCGCGACTCAATAAATAGAATAAGCAGCTTTAAACAAGCATGTCTGTCATCAGAAACACAACTTAGACAATCGCTGGAAAGGACAGGCAATAATTACATGTATAGAAATTCCGCTCAGTCACCAATTTCCGAGCTGACCAACAATGCGAGATGCAGAAGTATCACATATACCCTCTCAGACAGTATTAACTTCAGAACAGGCAACTGTTAGAGGACATATCTGAGAGCACAAACGGAACGACAGAGTCTACTAAATAAGAAAGACCACAAGGGCCCGAAGGCAGAGGTGAAATCCACAATGCAGGATCAGTAATACAACAATTCGTAAGAAATTATGATCCAATAAATCGCAAGTCCCAATACGATAAAGAACACTCCTTAAATAAATAATGCTATCctaacgagccggccgctgtggccgagcggttctaggcgcttcagtccggaaccgcgctgctgctacggtcgcaggttcgaatcctgcctcgggcatggatgtgtgtgatgtccttaggttagttagatttaagtagttctaatcaaGGATACATGCCAATCTTGTCAATAAAACCGTAAAATACAGTTAAATAACAATATAAAGTGTGATGCAGTCGAAAAAGAATTTACGTTACAACTTGGGTTAAAACCACGTTCTTCGGTCCAGATGATGTCATTTGGAAAGAACTGTTGTACTTTTGTATACTCTGCGAGAAATTCACCGATATACAACtacgtgacatctacatctacgtgattactctgctattcagaataaagtgcctggcagagggttcaatgaaccaccttcaagctgtctctctaccgttccactctcgcacggcgcgcgggaaaaacgagcacttaaatttttccgtgtgagccctgatttctcttcttttatcgtgatgatcatttctccctatgtaggtgggtgccaacagcgtGTGTTCGCAAACGCAGGAGAAaatatggtgactgaaatttcatgagaagatcccgtcgcaacgaaatcgcctttgttttaatgattgccactccaattcacgtatcatgtaagTGGCACTATCTCCgctacttcgcgatagtacaaaacgagctgcccttctttgtattttttcgatgtcatccgtcagtcccacctgatgcggatcccacaccgcacagcagtactccagaatagggcggacaagcgtggtgtaagcagtctcttcagtagacctgttgcatcttccaagtgttctgccaatgaatcgtagtctttggtttgctttacccacaacatcatccatgtgatcattccaacttaggttctttgtaattgtagtccgtaagtatttagttgaatttacagccttcagattggtTTGACTTATGGCGTAaacgaaatttagctgattcctttcagtactcatgtgaataacttcacacttttccttattcagggtcaattgccacttttcgcaccatacagttatcttatctaaatcgttttgcaagttgttttgatcatctgatgacattacaagacggtaaatgacagcatcatctgcaaacaaacaatttaagacggctactcagattgtctcctatgtcgttaatatcgatcaggaacaatagagggtctataacacttccttggggaacgccgggtattacttctgtttcactcgatgactttccgtctattttacgaactgtgacctttctgacaggaaatcacgaacccagtcgcacaactgaggcgatactccgtaggcacgcagtttggttggaagacgcttgtgaggaacggtgtcgaaagacttctggaaatctaaaaatatggaatgaatttgacatcccctgtcgatagcactcattacttcatgagtataaagagctagttgttccacaagaacgctattttctgaaaccgtgctgactatatgtcaataaatagttttgttCGAGGTACTTCTTTTAGTACTATGTGAATAACTTCAGGGGTTGTTGGCCAGAAAGCAACGTTGCCAGCGGACCTCGTGGCGGGCCAGTCGTGGTAAGTTTACCGTTCCGCTCGCCCAACATAATCCTGGCGATTTGTGTCGTCAAAGCCTCAAAGCAGTGCAACGTTGAGAAACGCTGTTCATTGTTCCGCAGTCGACCAATTCATCCGCTGCGAAATGAAATGTTGGATCTGAACGTCAAATGTTCATTTCGAGTTGCCACGTTTGGCCGTCTGTTTTTGTGCTTTACCTCCAACTACGGGTCAAAATCGACTGTATCTGTTGACCCGGAGCCGTAATGGATCGCGCTCGAGACGTTCTTATTCGATCCGCCTCCAAATGCTGTCTACGCACTTTGTCACTCTCATTCTAATCGGCTTTCGGTGAGCGTAGACCGAAATTTTGACGCCTCACAGGTGGCGCTTTTTCCAAAGGAATAATCCACCAACTGAAATCACTTggatgtttcagggagagcataagggaacaattgacaggaatgggggaaagaaatacagtagaagaagaatggatagctttgcgggatgaagtagtgaaggcaccagaggaccaagtaggtaaaaagacgagggctagtagaaatccttgggtaacagaagagatattgaatttaattgataaaaggagaaaatataaaaatgcagtaaacaatacaggcaaaaaggaatacaaacgtctgaaaaatgagatcgacaggaagggcaaaatggctaagcagggatggctagaggacaaatgtaaggatgtagaggcttatctcactaggagtaagatagatacagcctacaggaaaattaaagagacctttggagaaaagaaaaccacttgtatgaatatcaagagctccgaaggaaacccagttctaagcaaagaagggaaagcagaaaggtggaagaagtatatagatggtctGTGCAAGGACCAtgttcctgaggacaatattatggaaatggaagaggatgtagatgaagatgaattgggagatatgatactgcgtgaagagtttgacagagcactgaaagacctgagtcgaagccggccgctggtggccgagcggttctggcgctacagtctggaaccgcgcgaccgctacggtcgcaggttcgaatcctgcctcgggcatggatgtgtgtgttgtgcttaggttagttaggtttaagtagttctaagttctaggggacttatgacctcagcagttgagtcccatagtgctcagagccatttgaacctgagtcgaaacaatgccccgggagtatacaacgttccattggaactactgacagccttggaagagccagtcctgacaaaactctaccatctggtgagcaaaatgtacgagacaagcgaaatatcctcagacttcaagaagaatctaataattccaatcgcaaaaaaagcaggtgttgacagatgcaaaaattaccaaactatcagtttaataagtcacagctgcaaaatactaacgcgaattctttacagacgaatggaaaaactgttagaaactgacctcggagaagatcagtttggattccgtagaaatgttggaaaacgtgaggcaatactgaccctacgacttatgttacaagctaaattaagaaaaggcaaaccttcatgtctagcatttgtagacttagagaaagcttttgacaatgttgagtggaatactctctttcaaattctgaaggtggcagggatcaaatacaggagcgaaaggctatttacaatttgtacagaaaccagaaggcagttacaagagtcgagggacatgaaagggaagcagtggttgggaagggagtgagacagggttgtagcctctctctgatattatttagtctgtatattaagcaagcagtaaaggaacaaaagaaaaatgaagaatagtaattaaaatccatggagaagacataaaaactttaaggttcgccgatgataccctaattctatcagagacagcaaaggaagagcagctgaacggaatgggcagtatcttcaaaggaggatataagatgaacatcaacaaaagcaaaacgaggataatggaatgtagtcgatttaaaccgggtgatgctacgggaattgGATTTGAaaattagacgcttaaagtagtaaattagtattgctatttggggagcaaaataactgatggtggtcgaagtagagaggatataaaatgtagactggcaatgcaaggaaagcgtttccgaaggggagaaatttgttaacatcgagcatagatttaagtgtcaggaagtcgtttctgaaagtatttgtatggagtgtagccatgtatggaagtgaaacatggacgataaatagtttagacaagaagagaatagaagctttgaaatgggtgctatagaagaatgcttaagattagatgggtaaataacataactaatgaggaggtactgaatagaattggggaggagtgtgtggcataacttgactagaagaagggatcggttggtagggaatattctgaggcatccagggatcaccaatttagtactggagggcagcgcggagggtaaaaatcgtagagggagaccaagagatgaagacactaatgagattcagaaggatgtaggtcgcagtaagtactgggagatgaagcatcctgcacaggatagagtagcatggagagctgcatcaaaccagtctcttgactgaagaccacaacaacaacaaccgttgtTCCGGAGACATAATCGATCGCGCTCGAGACATTCTTATTCGATCCGCCTCCAAATGCTGTCTACGCTCTTTGTCAGTCTCATTCTAGTTGCCTTACGGTGAGCGctttttccaaagaaataaaccaCCAACCGAAATCACTTGGATGTTTACAACACACCAAATTACCACGAAGTGACATCAAATTCTATCTTTGCAACACACCAGAGTTACGATATCCACCGATAACACTGAAATACCACTTCAATTCTGTTCTTTTTCGCAAAATATCTATAttcaatgaggaatttgttgttgtTCTGAAAAGGTGCGACAGCAAAACTGCCAAGCTGACcgtcacaatttttaaaaaatggaaacgtGATAGCAGAACTGTGAAACCAACTGTCGCATTTCTGTCACTGAGATCCTGTTATCCAAATTTCCGACTTTTCCAAAAATTAACTTTCATACAAATCTTCTCCTGCCAATtacgaaaacaacaacaaaaaatcagccAAATCGGACGAGCCATTCTCTAGTGAAGATCTTTAATTCATGCGGCAATTGATTTTTATTTGTACCGgttggttcattgatcgtgaccgggccaaatatctcacgaaataagcgtcaaacgaaaaaactacaaagaacgaaacttgtctaacttgaagtgggggaaccagatggcgctatttttggcccgctggatggcgctgccgtaggtcaaacgggtatcaattgcgttattttaaaataggaacccccagtttttattacatattcgcgtaacacataaagaaatatgaatgttttggttggatcgcttttttcgttttgtgatatatggcgctgtaatagtcacatacatatggctcacaattttagacgaacagttgttaagaggtgggttttttaaattaaaatacagaacgttggtacgtttgaagattttatttcggttgttcaaatgtgatacatgtacctttgtgaacttatcatttctgagaacacatgctgttacagcgtgattacttgtaaataccacattaatgcaataaataaggaaatcgacatacattgcaccatttagattgccgtcgataaaatgggggccaattatcctttctcccataatgccgcaccataaattcacccgccaaggtcgctgatgttccacttgtcgctgccatcgtcgctaaatagaacgcgttcaaaaaatctgtcatcgtcccgtaatttctcttgtgcccagtggcagaactgtacacgacgttccaagacgtcgccatgcaattcctgatgcctagcaatatggtacgggtgctatcgatgttgacgttgcattctcgacaccgacgtttttgagattcccgattctcgcgcaatttgtctgctactggtgtgcggattacccgcgacagcagctaaaacacctacatgggcatcatcatttgttgcaggtcgtggttgacgtttcacatgtggatgaacacttcctgtttccttaatgacgtaactatccggcgaacggtccggacacttggatgatgtcgtccaggataccgagcagcatacatagcacacgcccgttgggcattttgatcacaatagccttacatcgACACggtatcgacgttttccgcaattggtaaacggtccatttcaacacgagtaatgtatcacgaagcaaacaccgtccgcactggcggaatattacgtgatacgacgtacttatacgtttgtgactattacagcgccatctatcgcaaagcgaaaaaagtggtccaactaaaacattcatatttctttacgtactacacgaatatgtaataaaaaaatgggggtttctatttttaaaaaaacgcagctgatatccgtttgacctatggcagcgccatctagtgggccaaccacagtTCCATCTGATTTCCCGCTTCAAGcaaggcgagtttcgttctttgtagttttttcgtttgacgcttatttcgtgagatatttggccccgtcacgagtaatggaccaccctgtataggtaaGCAGGTTTCGTCAGCTAGAAAGGAGGAATGAAGGATTATTATTTCAGAATCTTTTTATTATGAAGTTCACTGacaggatgaaaaaaaaaattgtagcagtTACAAAACATCGAATATATCTCTCATGGATGAGCTTGCTAGCTTTTTAGGATCCTTATTGTTGAGATCCTTCTTGAACTTGGATGCGCCAGCCGCCAGCAACGCCTTCACTGCTCTCAGGTTCCCCGAGGTCACAGCCAAGTGCAGAGGAGTCTGGTCCTTGTGGTCCTGAGCGTCTATATGCGCTGATGCCCCCAGCAGCAGCCATATAACCTCCACGTGACCTCTGAAAGAAGCATAGTGCAGAGGCGTCTGCCGGATCGAGTTCCTGATGTTCACGTTTGCCCCTGCGTACACCAAACACCTGACGACCTCTACGTGTCCTTCCAGCACAGCGCAGTGTAGTGCGGTATCCCCACTGTCGTCCTTTGCATTGAGAGGAGCCCCTTCCTCAATCAGTTTCCGAACTTCGTGCTCTTCACCATCTTCAGCTGCCCCGATCAGTTCCTCCGCTAACGTATCATCGCCATCCTTGGATACAGACCTGCAACGTACACTATAATCAACACATTCATTATGAAAAGGCATACATGCTTTATTTAAAACTGCCATTCTCCTACttctacactgtgatcaaaagtatccggtcacctggctgaaaatgacttaaatgttcgtggcgccctccaggggtaatgctggaattcagtatggtgttggccaccctaatcttaatgacagcttccactctcgcacgcatatgttcagtcaggagCTGGatggtttctcggggaatggcagcccattcttcacggagtgctgcactgaggagaggtatcgatgtcggtcggtgaggcctggcacgaagtcggcgttccaaaacatcccataggtgttctataggattcaggtcaggactctgtgcagaccagtaaattacagggatgttattgtcgtgtaaccactctgccacagtctGTGCAtttcgaacaggtgctcgatcgtgttgaaatatgcattcgccatccccgaattgctcttcaacagtgggaagtaagaaggtgcttaaaacagccggccgctgtggccgagcggttctacgcgcttcagtctggaaccgcgtgatcgctgtgTTCTCagatttgaatcctgtctcgggcatggatgtgtgtgatgtccttaggttagttaggtttaagtagttcgacattctagggggctgatgacctcagatgttaagtcccatagtgctcagagccatataaaccatttttttttcttttgcttaaaACATGAATATAGGTCTGTACTGTgacactgccacgcaaaacaacaagaggtgcaagccccctctatggaaaacacgaccacaccagaacaccaccacctccgaattttactgttggtactaacaagggaatctccccatcgcacccccctcagatttagttataagtcggcacagtggataggccttgaaaaactgaacacagatcaatcgagaaaaccggaagaagttgtgtggaactatgaaaaaattagtaaaatatacaaactgagtagtccatctgcaagataggcaacatcaaggacagtatgaaGTGAGGGactccgtggtcctgtggttagcgtgagcagctgtggaacgagaggtacttCGTTCAAGTCATCGCttgagtgaaaaaaattttattttcagacaattatcaaagttcaggcactcacacataatcaacttcgctctccaaaattccaggacatgttcagatttgcttggacatatgcaggatttgacggtctacacatggaaaaatttgaaaactttaaaaacgtaggttttgacagagcacagggaaaactgcgcgactgtgaaactgttgcattcatttgttgcagtttatgtgacaaactgttatgttttaatcactttcttgggagtgattatcacatccacaagaaaacctaaatcgggcaaggtagaagaatctttttacccattcgccaagtgtagaagttaggtgggtcgacaacatattcctgtcatgtgacgcacatgccgtcaccagtgtcgtatagaatatatcggacgtgttttcctgtggtggaatcggttgacctatgaccttgcgatcaaatgttttcggttcccattggagaggcacgtcctttcgtctagtaatcgcacggttttgcggtgcggtcgcaaaacacagacactaatcttattacagtgaacagagacgtcaatgaacgaacggacagatcgtaactttgcgaaaataaagaaagtaaacttttcactcaagggaagacttgaaccatggacctcttgctccgcatcttttcacgctaaccacgggaccacggcgctcctgagctcagaatatccttgatgttgcctatcttgcacatggactactcagtttatatatttttcttatttttttcacagttccacacaacttcttcgtgttttctcgattgatctgcgttcagtttttcaaggcctatccactgtgccaacttatatctgaggggggtgcgatggcgcGATTCCCTTGTaagcacactggcagatgacgttcactgtgcattcgccatacccacaccctgccatgggatcgccacattgtgtaccgtgattcgttactccacacaacgtttttccactgttcaaacgtcgaatgtttacgctccttacaccgtgcgagtcgtcgtttggcatttaccggcgtgatgtgtggcttatgagcagccgctcgaccatgaaatccaagtttactcacctcccgcctaactgtcatagtccttgcagtggatcctgatgcagtttggaattcctgtgtgatggtctggatagacgtctgcctattgcacatcacgaccctcttcaactgtcggcggtctctgtcagtgaaaagacgaggtcggcctgtacgcttttgtgctgtacgtgtcccttcacgtttccacttcagtatcacgtcgggaacagtgcacctagggatgtttaggagtgtggaaatctcgcatacagacgtatgacacaagtgacacccaataacctgaccatgttcgaagcccatcagttccgcagagcgccccattctgctctctcacgatgtctaatgactactgatgtcgctgatatggagtacctggtagtgggtggcagcacaaaGGAACTAAtatataaaaaaacgtatgtttctgggggtgtccggatacttttgatcaaacagtgtacacctacacacactgaggtgaccaaaatcACCAGATACCTCCTGACATCGCGTTGAACCTCCTTTTACTTGGCATAGTGTAGCaagtcgacatggcatggactcaaaatgCTGTTGGTAGTTCGCTTCAGAAATATTGATGCATGCAGACTCTATAGCTACCCATAATTGTTAAAGTGCTAACAGTCCAGGATTTTGTGCAACAACTGACGTCTCGATTGTGACGCAAAATTTTCTATGGGATTCATTTCGGCGTACTGGATGGCCGAatcgttcgctcgaattttccagaatgttctccaaaccagtcatgaacaattctggcccagtgacatgacaccaTTGTTTGGAaacgacgtccatgaatggctgcaaatggtctccaagggggtagccaaacacaaccatttccagtcaatgacgaaGGGAGGGCAGTCACCATGTCTGGACGAGCCAAGTGTAAGGATGGCGAGAGCGGCAGGAGGGGTGGGGTTACAATGGCTATATCGAGCaaaaaattgtgtggagacagaaaATGATCACTGAAGAGTGGAAGAAGGGAATAACTGTCGCAATCTTTTAAGAAGTGAAATAGAAATGAGTGCAAGGACTATGGGGGATAACGTTGATGTGTCATTGGGCAAaaaaattttggaagcacgaattcgagaagaaaaagaaggaagaatgagagaagagcaacacgGGCTCACAACAGGAAGGTCTACCGTGAGCAATTTTTGTTGTAAGACAACTGCAGCAATAGCACTATGAATACCTTCCTGCACATTGAAACAGTGTATGATAGTGTATGTAGAAGCAAAGTGTGGGAAGCCCCGGAGAAcggaggagtagcaaaacagattatttggaggataagagaAATGTACCGTGGaagtgtgaaagtgggaggagagagatcagcttggactGAACAGAAGAATTGTTTGAGGCAGgaaagtgcactttcaccattactcttcactgtagtgatggatgatatagTGAGTACAGTAGCACatgtaattggtgaaaggaagatgaaagctatggtgtttgcagatggccggctggggtggccgagcggttctgggcgcttcagtccggaaccgtgggaccgctacggtcgcaggttcgaatcctgcctcgggcatagatgtgtgtgatgtccttaggttcgttacgtttaagtagttctaagttctgagaagttaagtcccgtagtggtcagagccattttgaccctcGTATTTAAAGACTGGCAGAAACggtgggacaagtgcatcgcattcgtgAGAGACTACTTTGGGgaaaaaaagcactctgtcttgaggccacgagtggcctaccggcaccatccgaccgccgcgtcgtcctcagaggaggatgcggataggatgggcgtggggtcagcacactgctctctcggtcgttaagatgGTATTCTAGACCGAAGCCTCTACTAAtcggtcaggtagctcctcaactagcatcacgaggctgcgtgcactccgaaaaatgggaacagcgcatggcagcccggatggtcacccatccaagtactgaccACGCCCGACacgcgcttgacttcggtgatgtcacgggaaccggtgtagccactgcggcaaggccgttgccaatacttcgagaaggaccatcaaaatttaTGAGGATGAGTGAAGGTATGTTGTCTTTCTTTATTGAACAGGTCTCatactttatgtggtgtcaccgccagacaccacacttgctaggtggtagctttaaatcggccgcggtccattagtacatgtcggacccgcgtgtcgccactgtcagtaattgcagacctagcgccaccacgtggcaggtctagaaagacggactagcactcgccccagttgtacgacgactttgctagcgactacactgacgaagcctttctctcatttgccgagagacagttagaatagccttcagctaagtccatggctacgacctagcaaggcgccattaaccgtatctggagagagtctcacttgtatcgtcaatagcgatgtaccacaaggatgaattaaagttaagtaaacagacgatacgtacttttctttagtgcattcatacgtatcctgttccagtctTCACGctagtcggcgtgtgtgtacgcgtgcctttcggttacccgtcactgtggactggctgtcttgtcagtccactacactttacACACCTTATTTTTGATGACTCGGCCGCCACCAAACTACACATTTCCGCTGCAATTTCGGCATCGTGCAGCAGCGCATTTTTCCAGCCTTCAGTGGCCATCACCTGGGGGTGGTTCGCGACGAACTCCACGGCTGCGCTCTTGAGCAGCGGGCACGAGTGCAGCTGGGCGAggaccgcggcggcggcggcgttctCCACGGTGAGGCCCCGGGCCACCGCCTGCTCGCACCTCCTCTTGAGCAGCGGCAGGTCGTACTTGTCCGAGGCGGGCAGCAGCTCCGCCGCCATGCTGTCCAGCTGCGGGGCCGTGTCCGTGTAGACGAAGTGCAGCAGCTGCCGCAGCACCGCTTCCCGGACGTCGGCCACCTCGACGCGGCCGGTCTGGGCTTCCCGAGTGTCGTGGCGGCCCAGCATCGCGGCGAAGACCGGGCTCCGGGCTGCCAGGACGGTCCGGTGCGCCGGCAGCTGCGACTCCCCGGCGACCAGCGTCACGTCTGCGCCGACCCCGGACTCCAGCAGCGCGCCCAGGTTGTCCGCCAGACTGCCCTCTTCACCGTTTGCACCCGCCATTGTGGTCTCAACTGTAACACGCGTTGCATGTCACTTGCATTGTACGACATCAATttgaacaaaatacactactggccattaaaattgctacaccaagaggaaatgtagacgataaacgggtattcattgggcgaatacactcctggaaatggaaaaaagaacacattgacaccggtgtgtcagacccaccatacttgctccggacactgcgagacggctgtacaagcaatgatgacacgcacggcacagcggacacaccaggaaccgcggtgttggccgtcgaatggcgctagctgcgcagcatttgtgcaccgccgccgtcagtgtcagccagtttgccgtggcatacggagctccatcgcagtctttaacactggtagcatgccgcgacagcgtggacgtgaaccgtatgtgcagttgacggacttt
Above is a window of Schistocerca cancellata isolate TAMUIC-IGC-003103 chromosome 11, iqSchCanc2.1, whole genome shotgun sequence DNA encoding:
- the LOC126108843 gene encoding protein roadkill-like, with the protein product MAGANGEEGSLADNLGALLESGVGADVTLVAGESQLPAHRTVLAARSPVFAAMLGRHDTREAQTGRVEVADVREAVLRQLLHFVYTDTAPQLDSMAAELLPASDKYDLPLLKRRCEQAVARGLTVENAAAAAVLAQLHSCPLLKSAAVEFVANHPQVMATEGWKNALLHDAEIAAEMCSLVAAESSKIRSVSKDGDDTLAEELIGAAEDGEEHEVRKLIEEGAPLNAKDDSGDTALHCAVLEGHVEVVRCLVYAGANVNIRNSIRQTPLHYASFRGHVEVIWLLLGASAHIDAQDHKDQTPLHLAVTSGNLRAVKALLAAGASKFKKDLNNKDPKKLASSSMRDIFDVL